The Micromonospora sp. WMMD961 genome has a segment encoding these proteins:
- a CDS encoding 4Fe-4S binding protein: MALVTIGACQGCGACLLTCPTHAIRPVAGGLTVRVDRCTGCLECLEICPVDAIRIVEPDPCEGAR, encoded by the coding sequence GTGGCGCTCGTGACCATCGGCGCCTGCCAGGGCTGCGGCGCCTGCCTGCTCACCTGCCCCACCCACGCGATCCGCCCGGTCGCCGGCGGTCTCACGGTCCGCGTCGACCGGTGCACCGGCTGCCTGGAGTGCCTGGAGATCTGCCCGGTCGACGCGATCCGCATCGTCGAGCCCGACCCCTGCGAAGGAGCCCGATGA